A genomic window from Oncorhynchus tshawytscha isolate Ot180627B unplaced genomic scaffold, Otsh_v2.0 Un_contig_7869_pilon_pilon, whole genome shotgun sequence includes:
- the LOC121843934 gene encoding extensin-like: MTSVGQSPSMDVPCPLLPQWGPALQPPSMDGNPCPPPSPPAPPSPAALALLPPQWGGGSPPASQSQWTCLAPPSLPAPPSPPAPSVNVPCPTPAPLPPSLLDQWGRAHPSPAALPVGAGPPITGCSTSGGGPTHHRLLYQWGGPTHHRLLYQWGRAHPSPAALPVGRARRPTHHRLLYQWGGPTPTHHRLLYQWGGPTHHRLLYQWGGPTHHRLLYQWGGPTHHRLLYQWGGPTHHRLLYQWGGPTHHRLLYQWGGPTHHRLLYQWGGPTPTHHRLLYHWGGPTPTHHRLLYQWGGPTHHRLLYPVGPQPTHHRLLPPTSGAAHPSRPPSRPPITGCSTTGPPIPGCSTSGAGPPITSCSTSGTMSVVVPPNSSVTSTPSFLWSSQPSYLDPVPAQLPPPRFSGPPSPVTSTPCFLVLPAQLPHPLVSLVLPAQLPPPPLVLPAQLPPPPLWSSQPSYLDPPSQPSVSLVLPAQLPPPRFSGPPSPVTSPPRFSGPPSPVTSTPSFLCFSGPPSPVTSTPLWSSQFLWSSQPSYLDPPSFLWSSQPSYLDPPRFSGPPSPVTSFLWSSQPSYLPPRFSGPPSPVTSTPPSFLWSSQPSYLDPPLVSLVLPAQLPRPPPSQRFSGPPSPVTSTPPSFLWSSQPSYLDPPSQFLWSSQPSYLGPPAQLPRPPLWSSQPSYPQPSYPPSFLWSSQPSYLEPPRFSGPPSPVTSTPLVSLVLPAQLPRFSGPPSPVTSTVSLVLPAQLPRPPSGPPSPVTQFLWSSQPSYPPPRFSGPPSPVTSTPPLVSLVLPAQLPRPPSGPPSPDSLGPPSPDTSTRQR, from the exons ATGACATCAGTTGGCCAGTCTCCCAGTATGGACGTGCCTTGCCCCCTCCTGCCCCAGTGGGGGCCAGCCCTCCAGCCTCCCAGTATGGACGGAAATCCTTGccccccccccagccctcctGCCCCCCCATCACCAGCTGCTTTAGCCCTCCTGCCCCCCCAGTGGGGCGGGGGCAGCCCTCCTGCCTCCCAGTCCCAGTGGACGTGCCTTGCCCCCCCCAGCCTTCCTGCCCCCCCCAGCCCTCCTGCCCCCAGTGTGAATGTGCCTTGCCCCACCCCAGCCCCCCTGCCTCCCAGT CTGCTTGACCAGTGGGGGCGGGCCCACCCATCACCAGCTGCTCTACCAGTGGGGGCGGGCCCACCCATCACCGGCTGCTCTACCAGTGGGGGCGGGCCCACCCATCACCGGCTGCTCTACCAGTGGGGCGGGCCCACCCATCACCGGCTGCTCTACCAGTGGGGGCGGGCCCACCCATCACCGGCTGCTCTACCAGTGGGGCGGGCCCGCCGGCCCACCCATCACCGGCTGCTCTACCAGTGGGGCGGGCCCACCCCCACCCATCACCGGCTGCTCTACCAGTGGGGCGGGCCCACCCATCACCGGCTGCTCTACCAGTGGGGCGGGCCCACCCATCACCGGCTGCTCTACCAGTGGGGCGGGCCCACCCATCACCGGCTGCTCTACCAGTGGGGCGGGCCCACCCATCACCGGCTGCTCTACCAGTGGGGCGGGCCCACCCATCACCGGCTGCTCTACCAGTGGGGCGGGCCCACCCATCACCGGCTGCTCTACCAGTGGGGCGGGCCCACCCCCACCCATCACCGGCTGCTCTACCATTGGGGCGGGCCCACCCCCACCCATCACCGGCTGCTCTACCAATGGGGCGGGCCCACCCATCACCGGCTGCTCTATCCAGTGGGGCCCCAGCCCACCCATCACCGGCTGCTCCCACCCACCAGTGGGGCGGCCCACCCATCCCGCCCCCCATCCCGCCCACCCATCACCGGCTGCTCTACCACGGGCCCACCCATCCCTGGTTGCTCTACCAGTGGGGCGGGCCCACCAATCACCAGCTGTTCTACCAGTGGGACGATGTCTGTAGTGGTTCCACCCAACAG CTCAGTTACCTCGACCCCCTCCTTTCTCTGGTCCTCCCAGCCCAGTTACCTCGACCCAGTCCCAGCCCAGTTACCTCCCCCTCGTTTCTCTGGTCCTCCCAGCCCAGTTACCTCAACTCCTTGTTTCCTGGTCCTCCCAGCCCAGTTACCTCACCCCCTCGTTTCTCTGGTCCTCCCAGCCCAgttacctccaccccctctggtcCTCCCAGCCCAgttacctccaccccctctctggTCCTCCCAGCCCAGTTACCTCGACCCCCCCTCCCAGCCCAGTGTTTCTCTGGTCCTCCCAGCCCAGTTACCACCCCCTCGTTTCTCTGGTCCTCCCAGCCCAGTTACCTCCCCCCCTCGTTTCTCTGGTCCTCCCAGCCCAGTTACCTCGACCCCCtcgtttctctgtttctctggtccTCCCAGCCCAGTTACCTCGACCCCCCTCTGGTCCTCCCAGTTTCTCTGGTCCTCCCAGCCCAGTTACCTCGACCCCCCCTCGTTTCTCTGGTCCTCCCAGCCCAGTTACCTCGACCCCCCTCGTTTCTCTGGTCCTCCCAGCCCAGTTACCTCGTTTCTCTGGTCCTCCCAGCCCAGTTACCTCCCCCCTCGTTTCTCTGGTCCTCCCAGCCCAGTTACCTCGACCCCCCCCTCGTTTCTCTGGTCCTCCCAGCCCAGTTACCTCGACCCCCCCCTCGTTTCTCTGGTCCTCCCAGCCCAGTTACCTCGACCCCCCCCCTCCCAGCGTTTCTCTGGTCCTCCCAGCCCAGTTACCTCGACCCCCCCCTCGTTTCTCTGGTCCTCCCAGCCCAGTTACCTCGACCCCCCCTCCCAGTTTCTCTGGTCCTCCCAGCCCAGTTACCTCGGTCCCCCAGCCCAGTTACCTCGACCCCCTCTCTGGTCCTCCCAGCCCAGTTACCCCCAGCCCAGTTACCCCCCCTCGTTTCTCTGGTCCTCCCAGCCCAGTTACCTCGAGCCCCCTCGTTTCTCTGGTCCTCCCAGCCCAGTTACCTCGACCCCCCTCGTTTCTCTGGTCCTCCCAGCCCAGTTACCTCGTTTCTCTGGTCCTCCCAGCCCAGTTACCTCGACCGTTTCTCTGGTCCTCCCAGCCCAGTTACCTCGACCCCCCTCTGGTCCTCCCAGCCCAGTTACCCAGTTTCTCTGGTCCTCCCAGCCCAGTTACCCCCCCCCTCGTTTCTCTGGTCCTCCCAGCCCAGTTACCTCGACCCCCCCCCTCGTTTCTCTGGTCCTCCCAGCCCAGTTACCTCGACCCCCCTCTGGTCCTCCCAGCCCAGATTCTCTGGGTCCTCCCAGCCCAGATACCTCGACCAGGCAGAGATAG